In Mobula hypostoma chromosome 10, sMobHyp1.1, whole genome shotgun sequence, a single genomic region encodes these proteins:
- the LOC134352779 gene encoding histone-lysine N-methyltransferase PRDM9-like, translating into MNHQQIPTGERPFTCCHCGKGFKNSSGLQRHQLVHTRERPFVCTECGNGFTQSSDLLTHQRIHTGERPFVCRECGKGFTRSSNLLTHQRSHMGVRPFVCTECGRGFTRSSELLRHQRIHNGERPYVCSECGMRFTRSSHLQSHQQTHTGERPFICSECGRGFTRSSELRTHQLIHTGERPYVCSECGKGFTRSSHLQSHQKIHNGMRPFICSECGRGFTWSTELRTHQRIHTGERPFPCSECGKGFTRPSDLLKHQRIHTGERPFICSQCGKGFTRSSHLRTHQRIHNRE; encoded by the coding sequence ATGAACCACCAGCAAATTCCCACCGGTGAGAGGCCCTTCACCTGCTGTCACTGTGGAAAGGGCTTCAAAAATTCCTCCggactacagagacaccagctgGTCCACACCAGGGAGAGGCCATTCGTCTGCACTGAGTGTGGGAATGGGTTCACTCAATCATCTGACCTGTTGACGCACCAACGAATTCACACTGGAGAGCGGCCATTCGTATGCCGTGAGTGTGGTAAGGGATTCACTCGTTCATCCAACCTGCTGACACACCAACGAAGTCACATGGGGGTGCGGCCATTCGTCTGCACtgagtgtgggaggggattcacaAGGTCGTCCGAGCTTCTGAGGCACCAACGCATTCATAATGGGGAGAGGCCCTATGTTTGCTCGGAGTGTGGGATGAGGTTCACTCGTTCGTCCCACCTGCAGTCACACCAACAAACtcacaccggggagcggccgttcatctgctctgagtgtgggcggggattcactcggtcatccgagCTTCGGACACACCAACTCatccacaccggggagaggccctATGTCTGCTCCGAGTgcgggaaaggattcactcgttCATCCCACCTGCAGTCACACCAAAAAATTCACAATGGGATGCggccattcatctgctctgaGTGCGGGAGGGGATTCACTTGGTCGACCGAGCTTCGGACGCACCAACGTATTCACACCGGAGAGAGGCCCTTCCCCTGTTCTGAGTGCGGAAAGGGGTTTACTCGGCCGTCTGACCTTCTGAAGCACCAACGAATTCACACCGGAGAGCGGCCGTTCATATGCAGTCAGTGTGGCAAGGGGTTCACTCGATCGTCCCACCTGCGTACACACCAACGAATTCACAACAGGGAGTAG